One part of the uncultured Celeribacter sp. genome encodes these proteins:
- a CDS encoding AAA family ATPase, whose protein sequence is MPLTWEAPCSHNVLKDPDPLTETPGSPALPNVGRQSNGAPAQRGHPMPRIPFADVRFLPENLQSEFEINTRLKRFLWRYRENMENPPDELGLSEEDRAKIERRTQKYLRTVANQSGLAHLDRKDRARLEVFRNGAMLMPVETEHRADEIASAIHTAMPWMAPATDRLWRDMRASVRNGDPAPRLRPMLFVGPPGIGKSHWARLLGDLLSVPTTIIEATGEPASFAVTGSQRGWGSASPGKVLDGIMASQIANPVIVIDEIEKAGDVLSTGGQRYSLDEGLLPLLERSTARHWSCPYFRIAFDMSWVTWVLTVNTLRGLSEPFLSRCPPTELTALTQEHLVGFADREGARRDLPQDAVDAVKEVIEAIRTPHHVSLRSVVRMLDAVEHAVNRPVLH, encoded by the coding sequence GTGCCGTTGACCTGGGAAGCGCCATGTTCGCATAACGTTCTCAAGGATCCGGATCCTCTGACTGAAACCCCTGGCAGCCCCGCGCTGCCAAATGTTGGTCGCCAATCGAATGGCGCACCGGCTCAGAGAGGACACCCAATGCCCCGAATACCGTTTGCCGATGTCAGGTTCCTTCCCGAAAACCTGCAGTCTGAATTCGAGATCAATACGCGCCTGAAACGTTTCCTGTGGCGGTACAGGGAGAACATGGAGAATCCTCCAGATGAGTTGGGCTTGTCGGAAGAGGACCGCGCGAAGATAGAGCGCCGGACGCAAAAATATCTCCGCACGGTCGCGAACCAATCCGGGTTGGCGCATCTCGATAGAAAAGACCGTGCGCGGCTTGAGGTCTTCCGGAATGGTGCAATGCTGATGCCGGTCGAGACCGAGCATCGCGCCGACGAGATCGCCAGCGCCATTCATACCGCCATGCCGTGGATGGCACCTGCCACCGATCGTCTTTGGCGGGACATGCGCGCTTCAGTCCGCAATGGCGATCCTGCGCCCCGTCTGAGGCCGATGCTCTTTGTTGGTCCGCCAGGGATCGGGAAGAGCCACTGGGCCCGCCTGCTTGGCGATCTGCTGTCCGTGCCAACGACAATCATCGAAGCCACAGGGGAGCCTGCGTCATTTGCTGTGACGGGGTCTCAGCGGGGCTGGGGATCGGCAAGCCCTGGAAAGGTTCTGGACGGGATCATGGCGTCTCAAATAGCCAATCCTGTGATCGTTATCGACGAGATCGAGAAGGCCGGGGATGTCCTGTCGACTGGCGGTCAGCGCTATTCTTTGGATGAGGGTCTGCTGCCGCTCCTCGAAAGGTCTACCGCGCGCCACTGGTCATGTCCGTACTTCCGCATTGCATTCGACATGTCATGGGTCACGTGGGTGCTCACCGTCAACACTCTCCGCGGTCTGTCAGAGCCGTTTCTGAGCCGTTGCCCTCCCACCGAATTGACGGCCCTCACACAGGAACATCTGGTCGGCTTTGCGGACCGGGAAGGGGCGCGTCGCGATCTTCCCCAGGACGCCGTTGATGCGGTCAAGGAGGTCATCGAAGCCATCCGGACACCGCACCACGTCAGCCTGAGATCGGTCGTTCGGATGCTGGATGCTGTCGAGCATGCAGTGAACCGCCCTGTGTTGCACTGA
- a CDS encoding DUF6634 family protein has protein sequence MNKKPAQPHWAKKIRSAIKAADGGPSETDLAEAPVLNYWRPHVSRHGAPILWGMVSGHPRLAGGWITTSQLVAIDANRGWARTASRWYALGRPFSDYERSIANGLGVDEAPSGFVQIDVPGYRPLDDLSLLDELLGAWRERMVFNDNGEG, from the coding sequence GTGAACAAGAAACCTGCGCAGCCCCACTGGGCCAAAAAGATACGTTCCGCCATCAAAGCCGCCGATGGTGGCCCTTCCGAAACTGACCTCGCCGAGGCACCTGTGCTGAACTACTGGCGTCCCCATGTGTCTCGCCACGGCGCACCAATCCTTTGGGGCATGGTGTCGGGTCACCCGAGACTTGCGGGCGGTTGGATCACGACCTCACAGCTCGTCGCGATTGACGCCAACCGGGGGTGGGCACGCACGGCATCCCGGTGGTATGCGCTGGGGCGCCCGTTCTCCGACTATGAGAGGTCCATAGCCAATGGCCTCGGGGTGGACGAGGCACCTTCCGGATTCGTGCAGATCGACGTGCCTGGGTATCGGCCGCTGGATGACTTGTCGCTGCTTGATGAACTGTTGGGGGCCTGGCGAGAACGTATGGTGTTCAACGACAATGGGGAGGGATGA
- a CDS encoding SEC-C domain-containing protein, which translates to MKGRDRNAPCWCGSRIKYKKCHMNRDDQPKDNPWSAVDANRKSFSKKKCCASDVGLGPCDSGVIKAHTVSRGPNLSKIAENGHVLHYTATVQDLNKKGGKLSVKKVGIKDASVFFGFCGKHDRELFSCIENEPFTGRPDQCLTVAYRTISRELYGKDAAAHLRETLRGADKGMRPFEQFMFQKMLDDINTGNEAARRDAKVTHDELTSALVNNRPETIASYVFEFEAPLPFMFAGAWSPFTDFYGDKLQDGYSEEILQQIFVSSFAGDKRAMVCISWLDIDGAPGKVIAEQIKALPADQQASALFQIVSKHVENIFFNPSWYQGLGDKQKEHLNRLVTDGVDIMGSVPSSHIRLEIDFQLPIASRSFQP; encoded by the coding sequence ATGAAGGGAAGAGACCGAAACGCTCCCTGCTGGTGTGGCTCACGCATAAAATATAAGAAATGCCACATGAACCGAGATGATCAGCCAAAGGATAATCCTTGGTCCGCTGTGGACGCAAATCGGAAGTCTTTTAGCAAGAAGAAATGCTGCGCGAGCGATGTAGGTTTGGGCCCTTGCGATAGCGGTGTGATAAAAGCCCACACAGTTTCGCGCGGACCTAATTTGTCTAAGATCGCCGAGAATGGTCACGTGCTTCACTATACTGCGACCGTTCAGGATCTGAACAAGAAAGGCGGTAAACTGTCGGTCAAGAAGGTCGGTATCAAAGACGCGTCGGTTTTCTTTGGTTTTTGCGGTAAGCATGACCGAGAGCTCTTCTCTTGTATCGAAAATGAGCCGTTTACTGGCCGCCCAGACCAATGCCTTACAGTGGCCTACCGCACGATTAGCCGGGAACTCTACGGGAAGGACGCGGCTGCCCATCTACGTGAGACGTTGCGCGGGGCCGATAAAGGAATGAGACCTTTTGAACAATTTATGTTTCAGAAGATGCTGGATGACATAAACACAGGAAATGAGGCTGCTCGGCGAGACGCAAAGGTTACACATGATGAGCTGACCTCCGCATTGGTCAACAATCGACCAGAAACCATTGCTTCATATGTCTTTGAGTTTGAAGCGCCGTTGCCGTTCATGTTTGCCGGCGCTTGGTCGCCCTTTACTGATTTCTACGGCGATAAGCTGCAGGACGGGTATTCGGAAGAGATTCTTCAGCAGATATTTGTCTCTTCATTTGCAGGAGACAAACGTGCGATGGTCTGCATTTCGTGGCTGGATATTGATGGCGCGCCCGGTAAAGTCATCGCAGAGCAGATCAAGGCACTTCCCGCTGATCAGCAAGCTTCGGCTTTATTTCAAATCGTGTCGAAGCACGTAGAAAACATCTTTTTCAATCCAAGTTGGTACCAAGGCTTAGGCGACAAACAGAAAGAGCACTTGAATCGCTTGGTGACCGATGGCGTGGATATAATGGGTAGCGTTCCATCCTCGCATATCCGCCTGGAAATCGATTTTCAGCTACCTATCGCATCGAGATCATTTCAGCCGTGA
- the istB gene encoding IS21-like element helper ATPase IstB, whose protein sequence is MTHAPEILLEHHLKRLKLPTFLREYQKIARQCAAEGLDHVQFLTRLVELELIDRERRMVERRIKTAKFPATKSLDFKAIPKLNKMQVLELARCDWIERRENVIALGPSGTGKTHVALGLGLAACQKGMTVSFTTAAALVNELMEARDERRLLRVQKQMANAKLLIIDELGFVPLSKTGAELLFELISQRYERGATLITSNLPFDEWTETFGTERLTGALLDRLTHHVNILEMNGESYRLAQSQARKATKTI, encoded by the coding sequence ATGACCCATGCCCCCGAGATCCTGCTGGAGCATCACCTCAAGAGACTGAAGCTTCCGACGTTCCTGCGCGAGTATCAGAAGATAGCACGCCAATGCGCCGCCGAGGGCCTGGACCATGTCCAGTTCCTGACGCGCCTGGTGGAATTGGAGCTGATCGATCGCGAGCGAAGAATGGTCGAGCGCCGCATCAAGACGGCCAAGTTCCCGGCCACCAAAAGCCTCGACTTCAAGGCGATCCCCAAACTCAACAAGATGCAGGTCCTGGAGTTGGCGCGCTGCGACTGGATCGAGCGACGCGAAAACGTGATCGCCCTCGGTCCAAGTGGCACGGGCAAAACCCACGTCGCCCTCGGCCTGGGGCTCGCCGCCTGCCAGAAAGGGATGACGGTCAGCTTCACCACCGCCGCGGCCCTGGTCAACGAACTGATGGAGGCCCGTGACGAGCGTCGCCTGCTGCGGGTCCAAAAACAGATGGCCAATGCCAAGCTGCTGATCATCGACGAATTGGGCTTCGTCCCGCTCTCAAAAACCGGAGCAGAGCTGCTCTTCGAATTGATCTCGCAGCGCTATGAGCGCGGCGCAACGCTGATCACGAGCAACTTGCCCTTCGATGAATGGACGGAAACATTCGGCACTGAGCGCCTGACCGGGGCGCTCCTTGACCGGCTGACCCACCACGTCAACATCCTCGAGATGAATGGCGAGAGCTATCGCCTAGCCCAGAGCCAAGCGCGAAAAGCCACCAAAACCATCTGA
- the istA gene encoding IS21 family transposase encodes MSQRELARHFNISRDSVRKMLAFSSPPGYRRTKEIKRPKLDGFTGIIDDWLEDDKKLPRKQRHTAKRLHERLKAEHGFTGGYTIIKDYVRQRERRSREMFVPLAHPPGHAQADFGEALVVIGGVEQKAHFFVLDLPHSDAYVVRAYPAATAEAWMDGHVHAFAFFGGVPQSVLYDNDRCLVAKIQPDGKRVRATLFSGLLSHYLFRDRYGRPGKGNDKGNVEGVVGYVRRNHMVPIPCFPDWESFNAYLEERCRARQGDTLRGQTETIGARLQRDLAEMRPLPAAPFEACAQANGRVSSQSLVRYDTNDYSVPVAYGHQDVWVRAYVDQVVIGCRGDVIARHPRCYGREDMVFDPIHYLPLIERKINALDQAAPLAEWDLPEEFDTLRRLMEARMLKIGRREYVQVLRLLESFRMEELHAAVKQALKMGAVGFDAVKHLVLCQVEKRPPRLDLDVYPYLPRTRVETTSAASYMSLMPEAAE; translated from the coding sequence ATGAGCCAGCGTGAGCTGGCGCGGCATTTCAACATATCGCGTGACAGCGTTCGCAAGATGTTGGCGTTCTCGTCGCCGCCGGGATACCGGCGCACCAAGGAGATCAAGCGGCCCAAGCTTGATGGGTTTACGGGAATCATCGACGATTGGCTTGAAGACGACAAGAAGTTGCCTCGCAAGCAGCGCCATACGGCGAAGCGGCTCCACGAGCGGCTCAAGGCGGAGCACGGGTTCACCGGCGGTTATACGATCATCAAGGATTACGTTCGGCAGCGAGAGCGGCGCAGCCGGGAGATGTTCGTGCCGCTGGCGCATCCGCCGGGCCATGCACAGGCCGATTTTGGCGAAGCGCTGGTTGTGATCGGGGGAGTTGAGCAAAAGGCCCACTTCTTCGTCCTGGATTTGCCGCACAGCGATGCCTACGTCGTGCGGGCCTACCCGGCGGCCACGGCAGAGGCCTGGATGGACGGGCATGTGCATGCCTTTGCCTTCTTTGGCGGGGTGCCGCAGTCGGTGCTGTATGACAACGACCGCTGCCTGGTCGCGAAGATCCAACCCGATGGTAAACGGGTGCGCGCCACGCTGTTCAGCGGGTTGCTGTCGCACTACCTGTTCCGAGACCGCTACGGGCGGCCCGGCAAAGGGAACGACAAGGGCAATGTTGAGGGGGTGGTGGGCTATGTGCGTCGCAACCACATGGTACCGATCCCCTGCTTCCCGGACTGGGAGAGCTTCAACGCTTATCTTGAGGAGCGGTGCCGTGCCCGTCAGGGCGATACTTTGCGGGGGCAAACGGAGACGATCGGTGCGCGGCTGCAGCGGGATCTGGCCGAGATGCGCCCCTTGCCAGCCGCCCCCTTTGAGGCCTGCGCACAAGCTAACGGCCGGGTGAGCTCCCAGTCTTTGGTCCGCTACGACACCAATGATTACTCGGTGCCCGTAGCCTATGGCCATCAGGACGTCTGGGTGCGGGCCTATGTCGATCAGGTGGTGATCGGCTGTCGCGGGGACGTAATCGCGCGCCATCCGCGGTGCTACGGGCGCGAGGACATGGTGTTCGACCCGATCCATTACCTTCCGCTAATCGAACGCAAGATCAATGCTTTGGATCAGGCCGCGCCCCTTGCGGAGTGGGACTTGCCCGAAGAGTTCGACACGCTGCGCCGCTTGATGGAAGCGCGCATGCTGAAGATCGGCCGTCGCGAGTATGTCCAGGTGCTGCGGCTTCTGGAAAGCTTTCGCATGGAAGAGCTGCACGCCGCTGTAAAACAAGCCCTGAAGATGGGCGCGGTCGGCTTTGATGCCGTGAAGCATCTGGTCCTGTGCCAGGTCGAGAAGCGGCCACCACGGCTCGACCTCGATGTGTACCCCTACCTGCCACGGACACGGGTCGAGACGACCTCCGCGGCCAGCTACATGTCCCTGATGCCGGAGGCTGCGGAATGA